From a single Populus trichocarpa isolate Nisqually-1 chromosome 17, P.trichocarpa_v4.1, whole genome shotgun sequence genomic region:
- the LOC18106930 gene encoding ATPase family AAA domain-containing protein At1g05910, whose product MDPALGDLFSLQPQLCSLEHVTRTSARLRNVQPDVNLDQSYEALKRQKKNADAAHAASTAEDKSRHQDSVQAKLPEEAGADDMNPDRPESSSADDSRHETSGGEASGHTEGSGSQDVTMSEAEVSSHVDYFRRLFVERTENYGIPLLERLYTRTMKGIFETKNKGVEDGRRYSILRFLVKFAENTANF is encoded by the exons ATGGACCCTGCGCTT GGGGATCTATTTTCCCTTCAACCCCAGTTGTGCAGCTTGGAACATGTTACTAGAACAAGTGCCAGGCTACGCAACGTCCAGCCTGATGTTAATCTGGATCAAAGCTACGAGGCCTTGAAAAGGCAGAAGAAAAATGCTGATGCTGCTCATGCTG CTTCAACAGCAGAAGATAAATCACGGCATCAGGATTCAGTGCAGGCAAAGCTGCCAGAGGAAGCCGGGGCAGATGATATGAATCCAGACAGACCTGAGTCCTCTTCAGCCGATGACAGTCGACATGAAACTTCAGGAGGAGAAGCTTCTGGTCATACCGAAGGGAGTGGATCCCAAGATGTTACAATGTCAGAAGCCGAAGTATCAAGCCACGTGGATTACTTCAGGCGGCTTTTCGTGGAGCGCACTGAAAATTATGGCATTCCATTGCTTGAAAGGCTCTACACTCGTACAATGAAGGGAATCTTCGAAACCAAGAACAAAGGAGTCGAAGATGGCCGCAGATACTCAATTTTGAGGTTTTTGGTGAAATTTGCAGAGAACACTGCAAACTTCTGA